In a single window of the Olivibacter sp. SDN3 genome:
- the aceE gene encoding pyruvate dehydrogenase (acetyl-transferring), homodimeric type, giving the protein MSENKNEIAVENREWLESIRWVIDNQSAERAEELIELIRQEAIKRGVKPEHQLHSPYVNSIPPIEELPYPGDLEMEEKLIGIMRWNAMAMVLKANKLEDGIGGHISTYNSIADLFEVGFNHFFRGGDDGVPDMVYFQGHAAPGVYARAFLEGRLTETQLENYRRELNPAGGLPSYPHPRFMGEFWNNPTVSMGLAPLMAVYRARFNKYLINRGLIEKNDQKVWVFIGDGEMDEPESTAALSIAAREKLDNLIFIVNCNLQRLDGPVRGNSKIVQELEGVFKGYGWNTLKLLWGSDWDPLFEQDEAGELTQLLTELPDGQFQKFAFTDGAYLREHLFGKSERLKKLVKDYSDKELFRLKRGGHDLLKIFNAYHAATDHTGQPTVILAQTIKGYGQGKSGEASNVTHQQKKMSVDDLKQFRDRFGIALSDEQLDELPFIHPGKNSDEVKYVLKQRKEAGGSLPKREDKSDHLKEPDPASFERFYKGSGEKKVATTMAMVQLMSRLINDKEIGKLIIPIIPDESRTFGIDALFGRIGIYASDGQLYEPVDKSSIMFYKEDKTGVILEEGITEAGSMGSFIAAGSAYASLGINTIPFFFFYSMFGFQRIGDLIWAAADAKAKGFMIGGVSGRTTLPGEGLQHTDGHSQVFALSVPCLQAYDPAFAYEIAVIVQDGIKRMYRDKENIFYYLTVTNQTYVMPEMPKDSKEGILKGMYRFKKSSAGRRKRKAHLFGSGAIMTEVLQAADLLEKDYKVSVDIWSITSYKALYDDAIDTERKNRLRGQLNKERNYIQQCLKDEKGAFVAATDYLKNLPLAIDRWFPERLAVLGTDGFGRSDSYRDMRKHFEVNFEQIAFAVLYELALSGDMPASELKKAAKDLHIDADKVDPREFN; this is encoded by the coding sequence ATGTCTGAAAATAAGAATGAGATTGCCGTAGAGAATAGAGAGTGGCTGGAATCGATCAGATGGGTGATCGATAACCAGTCGGCCGAACGTGCAGAAGAATTAATTGAACTGATACGGCAAGAAGCTATAAAACGAGGTGTAAAACCTGAACATCAACTCCATAGCCCTTATGTAAATTCTATTCCCCCAATAGAAGAATTACCTTATCCCGGTGATTTGGAGATGGAAGAGAAGCTTATCGGGATAATGCGTTGGAATGCGATGGCCATGGTGTTGAAAGCGAATAAGTTAGAAGATGGGATTGGTGGTCATATATCAACCTATAATTCTATTGCTGATCTTTTTGAAGTGGGGTTTAATCATTTTTTTCGGGGAGGTGATGACGGAGTGCCTGACATGGTATATTTTCAGGGGCATGCAGCTCCGGGGGTATATGCACGGGCTTTTTTAGAAGGTAGGTTAACAGAAACGCAGCTGGAAAACTATCGTAGAGAGCTTAATCCTGCCGGGGGATTACCTTCTTATCCGCACCCCCGCTTTATGGGTGAATTTTGGAATAACCCCACCGTATCTATGGGCTTGGCACCATTGATGGCAGTGTATCGGGCGCGCTTTAATAAGTATTTGATAAACCGAGGATTAATTGAAAAGAACGATCAGAAAGTTTGGGTGTTTATAGGTGATGGAGAAATGGATGAGCCAGAATCTACTGCAGCTTTATCCATAGCTGCACGCGAGAAATTAGACAACCTGATCTTTATCGTTAACTGTAATTTGCAGCGCCTGGATGGACCTGTGAGAGGTAACAGTAAAATTGTTCAAGAACTGGAAGGGGTTTTTAAAGGCTATGGTTGGAATACCCTGAAGTTACTTTGGGGAAGCGATTGGGATCCACTGTTCGAACAAGATGAAGCCGGTGAGCTGACGCAGTTACTAACGGAGCTTCCTGATGGACAGTTCCAGAAATTTGCTTTTACCGATGGCGCTTACCTCCGTGAACATTTATTCGGCAAAAGCGAGCGACTTAAAAAATTGGTGAAGGATTATTCCGATAAGGAGCTTTTCCGCCTGAAAAGGGGCGGACATGATCTTTTAAAAATATTCAATGCATACCATGCGGCCACTGATCATACAGGGCAACCTACGGTAATACTTGCGCAAACCATTAAAGGTTACGGACAAGGTAAATCCGGAGAAGCCAGTAACGTGACCCATCAACAGAAGAAAATGAGTGTAGACGACCTGAAGCAATTTCGGGATCGCTTTGGTATAGCACTTTCAGACGAACAGTTGGATGAACTGCCCTTTATCCACCCCGGTAAAAATAGTGATGAGGTTAAATATGTATTAAAACAGCGAAAAGAAGCCGGTGGTTCTTTACCAAAACGTGAAGATAAAAGCGACCATCTGAAAGAACCTGATCCAGCTTCCTTTGAGCGTTTCTATAAAGGTTCTGGAGAGAAAAAGGTAGCCACAACGATGGCCATGGTGCAGTTGATGAGTAGACTGATCAACGATAAAGAAATAGGAAAATTGATTATACCGATTATTCCAGATGAATCGCGGACCTTCGGTATTGACGCTTTATTCGGAAGAATTGGTATCTACGCTTCTGACGGGCAACTGTATGAACCGGTCGATAAGAGCAGTATTATGTTCTATAAAGAGGATAAAACCGGCGTAATATTGGAGGAAGGTATTACGGAAGCTGGAAGTATGGGGTCCTTTATTGCAGCGGGTTCTGCCTATGCCTCCCTTGGCATCAATACCATTCCTTTCTTTTTCTTTTACTCGATGTTTGGTTTTCAGCGTATTGGCGACTTGATTTGGGCTGCAGCAGATGCAAAGGCAAAAGGTTTTATGATTGGCGGTGTTTCGGGGCGAACCACGCTGCCGGGAGAAGGACTTCAACATACTGATGGCCATAGCCAAGTGTTTGCCCTATCCGTACCCTGCTTACAGGCCTATGATCCGGCTTTTGCTTATGAGATTGCCGTTATCGTACAGGATGGAATCAAACGAATGTATCGGGATAAAGAGAATATATTTTATTACCTCACCGTAACCAATCAAACTTATGTCATGCCTGAAATGCCAAAAGATAGCAAAGAAGGCATTCTCAAGGGGATGTACCGTTTTAAAAAGTCTTCGGCAGGAAGAAGAAAGCGTAAAGCACATCTTTTTGGTAGCGGTGCTATTATGACAGAAGTATTGCAGGCGGCCGATTTGCTGGAGAAGGATTATAAGGTTTCCGTGGATATCTGGAGCATCACCAGTTATAAAGCTTTGTATGACGATGCCATTGATACGGAACGCAAAAATCGCCTGCGAGGACAATTGAATAAGGAAAGAAATTATATCCAACAATGTTTGAAGGACGAAAAAGGAGCCTTCGTTGCCGCAACGGATTATTTAAAGAATTTACCTTTAGCGATCGACCGATGGTTTCCGGAAAGGCTTGCCGTGCTCGGAACGGATGGTTTCGGTAGGAGCGATTCTTATCGCGATATGCGCAAACATTTCGAGGTAAACTTCGAGCAGATTGCCTTTGCCGTACTCTATGAACTGGCTTTATCTGGAGATATGCCCGCAAGTGAGCTCAAAAAAGCAGCTAAAGACTTGCATATTGATGCCGACAAGGTTGATCCACGAGAATTTAATTAA